The Fusarium fujikuroi IMI 58289 draft genome, chromosome FFUJ_chr01 sequence TCATGAAGGAGTTTGATTGGTGGTTTCCGGCTTATATAAGCCCGTGTCTTGCTCTTTCCGTCCTACCGTTCCTGTCAAGGTGGCACCCTGAACGATATGAAGCCTTGCTACTTATATACCTGTTCACTATCACAACATTTCTCTCACTGCGcataattaaaataatatcaGATCCTCTTCATTACCGAACGTCTGGTGCCCAATCCGCAACAAATATAGCAACGTTTCTTCCCTTTCCCCATACTGTCTTACTACAGGTCCTATCATCTACTAAGGATATGTATACATCTATAGTACTCATCGAGCCAACGACACAAATGAACAAAATACACGCATCGTATCTGACTCTATCGTCCCGAAAACCTGGCTCGTCTTTAAGAAAAGTTTACGGCCATGGTCCATGGGTACATTCAGCGCCTGGGCGAGCGATCCTGTGCCAAGCAGTCCTTGGTTAACCTAAGCACAAATCCTTGAGCCAGCCACGGTCAGAAGGGGGTTTAATAAGTTGAATCAAGAAAACAAAGATTGACGCTCGCTTTTGAAGTGGTGAAACATCGGTCCAGCAAACACAACGCTCAAAAGTCAATGGTCCTTTATTTGCGAGGGCCCTCGTGGTTCTTGTTCCAGGCTAGGTCCTGTCCTGGGAGAGGCAATATCCATGGTCCTTGAAGTATTATAATTCCGGTTTTCTTCGCAATGTCAAAACAGGCAGAGTTCCGCTGACATGAACTTCTCCTGCCTCAACTCGTTACGCCGTATCCTTCTGCAGCACTGTCCGCGTTGAGAAGGGGCCTCCTTTGGCTTCGAGTGTGCCAGAGCCTATGGCAGTGGTCCATTCAATGATATCCATGTTCCGGGTCGGCTCGCCTTGCATATCAGATGACAGTGTAATGTCCGAGTCTTTACCAGATGAGCAGTCCGAATCATGGGATTTGGGTCCAGACATAAATTTGAAATCCAATGAGCCTATGTTGGACAGTAGACCTGCGTGGCTTGCGGTAGAAGCCAAGTCCCGGGACAGCTTTGTGCTTAGATTGCGCAGAGATTTGTGTCGCTCAATACCCTTGGGTGAGATGTGCCCTCCCTCCTCAATTAACGTTATCTCTGCAGTTTCTTGTCTGTTTCTGGGCATCGCCGTCAATCTCATGGCTATCACGGATGTGACTACGGCCATTTTCAGGATATAATCTCGAAGCCCGACCATGATCTCGATTCTTGACTTCGGGGGTTGCGTGAAGCAGTGTGACTGAGAAATGATGCAGCTAAGTGCAACGAGACCAGCGATAGTGCCGAGACGGGCTCTGTGACGCAGTTGtcagcttctcttccaaTCCCCAGTCCAAGGCGCCTACTGCTGAAAGGCCGGTCCGTGCAAGAGAAAGGAAACCACAGCAGACACGACTAGCAATGAGAAGATTCTAGACATCATCAGCATAAAAGCTTTGGCGAGCGCATTCGGACTTACGCAGCATCCAAGTGAGAGTGCGGAGGTAACCCCAAGGCAACGCCAGCACCAAGGAGAGTCCCCGCGGGTAAGATGATTGCGACATGGCGTACAATTCGCCATATGAAACTCCCTGCTATGTTAGGCATGTTGTCCATGGCAATGGGTGGATTGGGCTGAaaggagagggagggagcAGCCCAAAACTGCTTTTGAAATTGGAGTGATAACGTTTACTCGAGACAGACAATGAAATCAGTCCAAGGAACAATACCGTTGGTTTGACTGGCCGTATCAAAGTTCTTATATTCATGGACGCCCAACGCAAAGCCCGAAGCTAGCCAGTGTTGGATCCTCGCCACCGGTACGAAAAAATGGATGCCAGTGGTTAATGCAGCAGTCAGCCAAATCATGTTCGTCTGTTCGCCTCAAGAAAGCTGCATCCTGGGATGATAGGCTCGGCATCAAGTCTCAGATGTGAGGCATTCATTTGTAATTGTCCCAAATTGGCCGCTTCTATGCTTTACTCGCATATAAAGTAATCCGAGCCTATTGAGTTGGCCCACGTACGAGGCAAAGTAGTCGGTTTGTGGTTGAGTGTTGGGCGGGCGAACCATATGAGGCTCAAACGATTGGCTGACGTTGTCTTCACGTCTTCTGAGCTGAGTATGCCTTACAACCATTTCAACCCAACATCAGCACGATCATTAGGCATGGAAGCATCAAACCAAGGAAAGTCTTGGGAATCATGGCTGTGTCAAGAGTGATGTTGGTCCATCCCATGCTGTGCCATAACGACGCATGGAAATCCTCTCCGCGTTGCCGGATGGCAGATCGGTATATCGACTATACCCAGGTTGATTGAGGCCCGCTCATTGGGTTGCTGTCCAGGTAATGATGCCCAGCATCCTCTTTGGTCCGGGAAGGACTACTTATAAGACTACATGGACCCAATGATTTAACGTCAGGAGAAGAGAGCAAAGTTGTTTGGCTCGAGACTGATTGACTACCTTCGCAACACACTTCCCTCCGTGCGGGACTTCTTCGCTTCTCATGACTATTTATTCGAATGGAAAGTCTCAACCGTCTGAAAAAGGCTCTGTCCGCCATGTGCCGCTTATCCCATTCGTGGCCGATGTGGTTGAGCTTCTACCAGCAGGTGGAAGCGCTTGGGTCATGTCAGAGTTCATGCACCAAATGCGCTCAACTGCTCATTTACCAGACACGGTGAGTTTGACTGAGTACGCTATTGCTTTGGCAATCTCATGGGGGAGTTTGAATCTGCTGCACATGTTGCTTTCGGGAGATAGAAACTGACGTCTTGGTTGGTGTAAGACCTGGCCGCAGACAGCGCGCTCCGAATCGCTGATCAGGCTTTCTCAGTGGCAAGTGCTCACAGCCTGTATCATCTACGGTTGTTCGGTTGCTTCATTTCTTCATCGGCGACGCCTTCGGGATCCTAACATGTCCCCCATCTTTGCAGCCTGCGTATCATTCGGCATGCTGGTAGGAAAATGTACTGGTGCAGGCTTCGACTATATCATGCTGGTTCATGTATCTTGGGCGACATGTTTGGCTATGGTTGCAAGCGCTATATGCCTGCATATTCAGCCACGACTGAATGAATAAgttgagtctgagtctgagatTGTGATGGAAAAGGGTATGTTAACTGCCCAGAGAGGAGTCTTAAACATTCGGGTTAACCTTTGCATTATGGTTGTGTAAAGCCCACTAGGGATTATGTTGCCCAGACAAAGATAAGAGCCTGCGACAATGGTGAACTAGATATATGATACACCTACCTATTTCTGAGCCTTGGTTGAATCTTTTGGAGTTTCCTGCAATTTTGTTGGATGATGGTCTACTCTTCCACTCTTCCTAGGTATGTAAGATTTCGTTATCGTTTTCTATGCAATGACAGAGCTGCGGCATCGTTCGTGGGGGGGTTTGTTTGGCCATAGGCCCAAAGAGGATACATTCTCTTATCATTCCGGGGTAGTCTATCTCGTTATGATTGAAGGCGTGAGATAAGCCCGCTAGGAATGACACTAGGCAACTGGGCGTAGGTGACAATTCAAAGGGCGTGGTCAAGTGCCGATATCGTAGCGATTATTTGGTATGACGGCTCAAGCAACAAGTGGCCACCGCTCCTTGACCATGGTCACGCGCAACGTAGCACAGCGGAATACACAGACCAAGCGTACGTAATAGATAACTAATTGAATAAAGAGTTCTGACCTCGTGAGGCGTCAATGACACAACCCCGCTCCCTTGCCCGGAGCTCCGGTGTAGGGTATCTGGGATACAGCCGGCTAAGATCGGGCGGAGACTGAGAAGCCCGGCACCGGCGACGTTTGGTGCATCTCCCGGCTCCGAAGGTGATTAATAAGACACCCTTTTGTATTTTGACAACCTCCTGTCTCTGTTCTTTATGAATTCCGAGTAACGAGTTTctatcttcaacatcttgcTAAATCTTTAAACCCCCCCTTCCTCCTTGGCCCCTCCACGAACCCCTCAGTCTGCTCCACTTACACGGTGCACAACATCTCATACCTTCACACACCTCCATGATGCTCCCAGCTGTGAGAGGATCGCGTTTTGGGCCATTGGTTCGACATGGTCGGTCACTTCATACCACATCGCGATGCCTGTCAAGCGCCGAGGCTGCCCCGGCTGCCCGTCCAGCGCATTATGATACCTCTCAGCAGCTCTCCGCTATCGATGCCGTGAAGGAGAGACGGCTGAAAGCGGGAAAACTCGTGGCTggagttgctgctgcttcagATAGTGACATGTTCAAGGGACCGGTGAGTTTGGGAGTTGGGGTGACAATTGTTCTGAAACTCACTGCAATAATAGACTACTGGACTACCCAAGTCCAAGCGATGGGATAGTAAGTGCTAAGAGAACACCTCGGATTTCATAATTATAGCTTACATATGTCTACAGACCATTTGAGCCACGAGAGTAGGGTGCGAGAACCATGCACTCTCAAGCAAGCAGCTCGCTACATGAAGAAACCTGGCCTTATCTCACTGGGCGGTGGCCTGCCGTCCAGTGAAGTTTTCCCTATCGCTGAACTCGGTTTCAAGGTTCCCGTCGCACCAAAGTTCTCCGAGAAAGAGACTGAAGAATCGGGTCAGACTGTAACAATTGGAAAATATGACGTGAGAGATCGCGGAGGCACTTATGACTTGTCCATCGCTTGCAACTACGGCCAAGCCACGGGATCCCCGCAGATGATGAGATACTTGACTGAACACACTGAGATTGTGTATAACCCTCCCTATGCAGACTGGAAAGTTTGCCAGACAATCGGCAGCACTGGAGCATTAGAAGAGGCGCTACGGATGTTCTGTGACAAGGATCGTGGCGACTCAATACTCACTGAGGATTTCAGCTTCTCGACCGCCCTGGAAACAGTTGGTCCTCTTGGTGTGAAGGCATTTGGCGTGGCGATCGACGAAGAGGGCCTCGTCCCCGAGGCTATGGATGAGCTCTTGTCAAACTGGGATGCTAAGGAACGAGGTTCGAGGAAGCCCCATGTGTTGTATACTGTCCCTTCAGGACAGAATCCCACAGGCGCAACACAAGGAGCCGAGAGACGAAAGGCCGTCTATGCCGTCGCACAAAAGCACGATCTATACATCATCGAAGATGAACCATACTACTTCCTCCAGATGCAACCCTACACAGGTCGCGACCAGCCAGAAGTGCCACCACCAGAGACGGTGGAGGAGTTTGTATCGTCTCTCATTCCGTCACTTCTAAGCATCGATATTGACGGACGAGTTATGCGTATGGACTCCTTCTCAAAGGTTCTCGTGCCAGGCTCCCGTCTTGGCTGGATAACAGCGTCGGAACAAATTGTTGAGAGGTATATCCGACACGCTGAAGTCGCAAGCCAGGGCCCCAGTGGCTTCTCCCAGGTCATTCTGTATAAGTTGCTTGATGAGACATGGGGACACGAGGGTTACTTACGATGGCTGATGAATTTGCGACTGGAGTATACAAAGAAGCGCAATGCTCTTCTGGCCGCTTGCGAAGATCACCTACCTAGTGATCTTGCTAGTTGGACCCCCCCTGTCGCTGGCATGTTTGTAAGTGCACCGCACCGATCCATATGGAAACCGTCGACTAACTCTGCAAGATGTGGATTAATATTGATCATAAAAAGCATCCTGAAGCAGGAAAGCGAAGCATCGTCGATATCGAAGAAGAGATTTTCAACTCCTGTATCGAGAATGGTGTTCTTATCGCCCGGGGCTCGTGGTTCTTGactgagaaggacaaggcaCCACCGGGACTCTTCTTCAGAGCGACGTATGCATCTGCAACGCCTGAGAATATGAACAAGGCCATTGAAAGATTCGGGAAGGCTGTGAGGGATAGCTTTGGTAGGAAGTAGACTTTGTCTTGGCAATCAGTTGCTGGAAGCAGGGACAAGTTTGAAGATTAAGACAGTTAAGAACACATAAGCCAGTCTGTTTTGGGGGAAAAGAGTTATAAGTACGAACATCTCGATATCGTGCATATCAAATTTGTGCATCATCCACGCAATCATCATTATTCACATAGCACCAAAAGACTAATCCTGGGCTTCCCAGAATGCAACCTTGACTCCCTGGCCTGGTGACAAGACAATGTCTGCTTTGAGGAGCGGCTCGCCTCCATCAACGTCCTTCATCTGACTCTCCACACGATCAAATTTCTGGAACAGGCGAACCAGAACATAGCTCATCTCCGTCAAAGCAAACTGCTGACCGATGCAGATTCTGGGACCAGCGTTGAAAGGGATGTAATCATGGGGCTTGGGATGCCAGTGGGCCCATCTCTCGGGGCTGAAGATCTGAGGATCAGCAAATGTATCGCTGATAGGAGGATACAGATCCGAACGTCTCTGCATGACGAGGGTGGAATATGCAACTGGCGAGTCCTTCAGAACGGGGAGCGGCTCAGAACCATCTGGACCGCCGCCTCGAGGAAGGGTCGTGTCCTTGAGAGCAAGACGAACGTTGAAAGGAACAGCCGGGTATAGACGAAGAGTTTCGTTGAGAACAGCCTTGAGATAACTCATACTCTTGAGATCCTCGTATGTTGGCGTGCGCTCAGTTCCAAGTGTGGAAATGATCTCAGCGCGCAACTTTCTCACAGCATTAGGATATCTACCAAGTTCATAGAGAGTCCACGATAGCGTCGCAGCAGTGGTATCTCGCCCCGCAAGCAGAACAGCGATTATCTGATCACGGAGGACTGTTCGGTCCCGTGTAAAGCCAGCGAGTGCATGCAGAAACGTATAGCTGTGATCGTCCTTCGTCTTGGAAGCCAACTCTTCGGGGCTTAGACGGAGTGCACGTTCAATgtagaagttgatgaagtgGTTGACCGTGTTGAGACCGCGCCAGAAACGATACTTGGGGATAATATGGCGAAGTTTTCCGACACGAGCGATGATGTTTTGAATGTGCTGGACTTCATTGAAGGCTTCTGCAAATTCTTGCTTTGGCGTACTGGGTTGTATATGTCAGTGAATGAtccatatcatatcatattACTTGTTGGTTGGTTACTCACGTGAGAGACTTGACATCCCACCCGAGAAGAAACTCAGTAGCCACGTCGAGAGTATAGCGGAAGAATAAATCACTGATGTCCAAGACCTTTCCATCTGTATTGTTCATATCGACAAGTTGGCCCTCGCCTTGAAGTGGTCCTCGGTTCGCAATGGCCTTGAAAAGAGTCTGCATATGGGCCTCGAAGCAGTGCAAGTCACTCACACGGTCCCTTGTAAATTGAGGCCTGATGAGCTGCCGACTAGCATGCCAGGAAGGGCCATCAGTAGTGAAGATACTATCACCGAGAAAGTCCTTCCATTCTGCGTGGAATGGCTGTCCTTTGCCGTAGTCGACGAACTGGGTTGCCAATATGGCTTTGAGGTTCGCTGGGTCGGCGGTGAAAATTGTTCGAACACCAAGAAGGCGAGCCTCAGCCGTCCATGAGTTCAAGGGCCCAAAGATACCATCTCTCCAGGATGCCAGGTTGTTGTGCTTGACTGTAGATCTGACGAATCTCAcgacgagatcaaggccTGGAAGGGGTAAATGTGAATGGACTCAACATGCAAGGGTGGGATTCGACTTACTCCAAGGAGCATATGTTTTCAGTTGAGGTCCATAGCGACCGAGGCGTCTGATTCTTCGGTGTTCGTCAATGCGACAGATGATAGAATAGACTCCGtaggcgatgaagaggacgatgaatGTGGTCTTGACGGAGATTTGCTCCAGAAGAGCTTCTACGACACCCATGCTGAAAGATTGAAGAGATCTACCAGTTTATAAGTAGTAGAAAGTCAAACTCAACAAGCTAAAGTTTGCCTGGCAGAAATAGTATCCTGGGGTTCAAGCAATTATAGAGTGTGGGTAGCGCTTCTAGTCATGTGTGGTTGGATCTATCCGAGCATCAAGAGCACGGACGAAGACTAGATAGATGATGCAGAACCCACTGGCCTCAACCGCCGTTAGTTACGGATCTAgaagcttataaatataactcCCTGCCCATGCTCTACATCTTAGATAGGCTAGTCTCGTAGCACAGCAACTGTTGGAGGAACGGAAGTGCCATGATAACCGAGTCTCCGTGCCCGAGGACTTATGATGGGCAAAATGCAAGACAAGACGTCACTTTTACAATCTCTTTCTTGAAGCGGTATGGTATTAACGAAACACCTGGCTTCCTACCGAGGCGATGTCAGTGATGGAAAGGGGATTTTCATATGCATGACCTCTGTATGGTGGGGAGGAGGGTTTTTCGCTTTGCATGATATGGCGGGGTAATTGATGTTTCAAATCAGCGATGGGATAATACCGGTACTGGATTCCCCTAGTTGTTGCTTTTCAATccgttggtgttgttgttcctTGACCCATTAGCcttgtcttggctgtgaATGGTCTCGCAAGCCAAACCGATGAGATTCAAGGTTGGCCAGAAGCATAATGACTTATAGCagcttccccagatttcGCAAACTCcgctctcatctcatctcaagatTTACTTTCGttcttaaaaagctaaataaaacGCGAGGTCGGAGTGGAAACCCGTTCTCGGTTCTAACACCGGCGGGGATGAACTCAACGATCAGGATACCCGATTCGGCAACCTGATCTACAGAGCACAAGCCCATATCCACATCCGCCAAAGAGAAATGGTCCAACGAATGAACGCTCACGAATGCGATTGCTAACCCATCATACAGTACGGAGTATCCGTACACTCCAGACCATTGGTTGTCTTTCCTCGGCCAATCATCTATTGCCCTACTCATCCCCGGATTCCTTCACATACCGAGGTTTTACGGCTCTAGTGACGATCAAGACTTAGCGTAGATGCCTCGAGATGTCAGTACGCAACCCATACGGCGCCCGCGGTGAACCGATAAAACAAGAGCGGATCATGCGGAGTAACAATCGCGTCCGCTTCGACTTCCGCttcgacttcatcttcagttTCATGCCCCACAAAGCCTTCTTTCGCAGCCGGCATGCTCCGCCCACCGTGCCGATACTTCGGCCCCGCATTCCTTCCGGCTCCGTTTCAGGATTCAGTGCAAGAGGGTACGGCAAGATTCTGTTAATTGTTGTTTCGTCAAACTATATACAAGGAAAGTCATGAATGACATCGCCCGCTTCCTTATCCTTCAAACTGTGCGCACTCGGTAGCATTGCCCTGTGTGCAGAACGGCATCTGGATTGGCGAGGCACTTACACCACGAGCTACCATGCGCTCGCGCAGCTCAGCCAGTCGAGGTGCAGCGTCGTACTGCGATCTGTTCTGACCTGAGGCGTCGGTTCGGCCTGACCAGAGAACCTCGCCCATAACAGCGGCGCGGGGCCAGACAATAGTGTCAAGGTTGACGCTGTCGATGGTTTCTGTCCATACCGCCGCCTCACCGCCAAGGACAAGCTTGGCAGCCTCCTCAGACAGACCGGCACGAGGGTCGTGTGAGTAGATGAGCCGCCAGCTCTTGGTGGGGCCGCACCAGTCGTTGAACGGGTAGTAGGTCTTGAAAGCTTCGCCATTATCAAAGTTGAGCCATTGTCCACGACCACAATCAAGATACTTCGGTTATCAGTCAGCAAAAGTCACGTTTTCAAGGATACTGAATTATCGCTCACCCAGAAGTTATAATCGCTGTCAATGACCTTGTGACCAGCCTCAGCCATGGCCTTGACAGCGCCGTTGCCGAGCCACGACTGAATCACAACATCCTTGCCGAGTGTCATATTCCACTCAGTAATCATCTCCTCCCAAACAAACGGAGTCAAACCAGCGTCACGAATCTTGCCGTGAGTGTAATCGACAAACTTCTGCAAGAGAGGTGCCAGAACTTCAGTCTTGTTGGAGCGCACACCCGGGTCGAGCATGGAGTCGTTGTGGTTGAGCTCATCGCCGCCAGCATGGAAATATGCGCTGTATGGTGAGATGCGAGGGAAGAGATCCTCAAACAAGGTGTCGAGGAAGTCATATACGTCAGTACTGTTCATCCGGAACGCACCACAGGGCGGTTCCTTACACCACCACTGGTATGGCTTCTCGTTATATGCAACAATGAGATCCTTGTACGCAAGCTCAACCACGCCAATGTGGCCAGGCATGTCAATCTCCATGATCACCTCGACTCCACGGTGGATACCATACTCGTAAATTCCGGCCAAGTCCTCGGGAGAGTAGGTGAGACCTTTACGGTATGCTCCCTTCTCTGCCAGCTTGGGCAGAGCGGGAATTTCAAGAGGCCAAGACTGCGAGTCAGTTATGTGAAGGTGAAGGCGATTCAGCTTGCTCCAGGACATGGCATCGATGGTGCGCTTAATGTGTTCAACCTCGAAGAAACTACGGGCAACGTCAAGCAGAATACCGCGATAGGGATACTCGGGCGAATCCTGGATGGTGACAGGCGCGTGCGGCGTGTACCATGAAGTGCCGGAGCTgtgcttgaagaagagctgcAAGAATGTCTCGAGTCCGTGCAGAATACCCGTGGAcgacttggccttgatagAAGCCTCACCCTTTTCAGAAAGTGTGAGCGAATACGActcatcaacctcgccaGCGAGAGGTTTGAAAGTGCTCTTGTCATCCTCCTCGGTTTGGACAATCTTGAGTGACTTCACccactgcttcttctgcagaTCCGGCTCAAAATCCGAGTTGCGCTCACGAAGCTTCCATGGCACAAAGTTGTCGTTGAAGATGGCCTGAAGAGCACGTGACACACCGGCCTGAACGATCTGCTTGCTGCTGAACTTGGAACCGGCATCAGGCTGGTAGTTGTAAGTGTAGGGCATCTGTTTTTCAAGCAAGGTCTCAGTATCAAGTTGCGCGGAGTGGTTACAGGAATCAAAAACAGAACCAGGGGG is a genomic window containing:
- a CDS encoding related to ARO8-aromatic amino acid aminotransferase I, which encodes MLPAVRGSRFGPLVRHGRSLHTTSRCLSSAEAAPAARPAHYDTSQQLSAIDAVKERRLKAGKLVAGVAAASDSDMFKGPTTGLPKSKRWDNHLSHESRVREPCTLKQAARYMKKPGLISLGGGLPSSEVFPIAELGFKVPVAPKFSEKETEESGQTVTIGKYDVRDRGGTYDLSIACNYGQATGSPQMMRYLTEHTEIVYNPPYADWKVCQTIGSTGALEEALRMFCDKDRGDSILTEDFSFSTALETVGPLGVKAFGVAIDEEGLVPEAMDELLSNWDAKERGSRKPHVLYTVPSGQNPTGATQGAERRKAVYAVAQKHDLYIIEDEPYYFLQMQPYTGRDQPEVPPPETVEEFVSSLIPSLLSIDIDGRVMRMDSFSKVLVPGSRLGWITASEQIVERYIRHAEVASQGPSGFSQVILYKLLDETWGHEGYLRWLMNLRLEYTKKRNALLAACEDHLPSDLASWTPPVAGMFMWINIDHKKHPEAGKRSIVDIEEEIFNSCIENGVLIARGSWFLTEKDKAPPGLFFRATYASATPENMNKAIERFGKAVRDSFGRK
- a CDS encoding related to n-alkane-inducible cytochrome P450; this encodes MGVVEALLEQISVKTTFIVLFIAYGVYSIICRIDEHRRIRRLGRYGPQLKTYAPWSLDLVVRFVRSTVKHNNLASWRDGIFGPLNSWTAEARLLGVRTIFTADPANLKAILATQFVDYGKGQPFHAEWKDFLGDSIFTTDGPSWHASRQLIRPQFTRDRVSDLHCFEAHMQTLFKAIANRGPLQGEGQLVDMNNTDGKVLDISDLFFRYTLDVATEFLLGWDVKSLTTPKQEFAEAFNEVQHIQNIIARVGKLRHIIPKYRFWRGLNTVNHFINFYIERALRLSPEELASKTKDDHSYTFLHALAGFTRDRTVLRDQIIAVLLAGRDTTAATLSWTLYELGRYPNAVRKLRAEIISTLGTERTPTYEDLKSMSYLKAVLNETLRLYPAVPFNVRLALKDTTLPRGGGPDGSEPLPVLKDSPVAYSTLVMQRRSDLYPPISDTFADPQIFSPERWAHWHPKPHDYIPFNAGPRICIGQQFALTEMSYVLVRLFQKFDRVESQMKDVDGGEPLLKADIVLSPGQGVKVAFWEAQD
- a CDS encoding related to beta-hexosaminidase precursor, with amino-acid sequence MWSKAKALLAIAAFALTPVDAIWPVPKKISTGDKVLFIDQSIDITYNGDFVCWTPPGSVFDSCNHSAQLDTETLLEKQMPYTYNYQPDAGSKFSSKQIVQAGVSRALQAIFNDNFVPWKLRERNSDFEPDLQKKQWVKSLKIVQTEEDDKSTFKPLAGEVDESYSLTLSEKGEASIKAKSSTGILHGLETFLQLFFKHSSGTSWYTPHAPVTIQDSPEYPYRGILLDVARSFFEVEHIKRTIDAMSWSKLNRLHLHITDSQSWPLEIPALPKLAEKGAYRKGLTYSPEDLAGIYEYGIHRGVEVIMEIDMPGHIGVVELAYKDLIVAYNEKPYQWWCKEPPCGAFRMNSTDVYDFLDTLFEDLFPRISPYSAYFHAGGDELNHNDSMLDPGVRSNKTEVLAPLLQKFVDYTHGKIRDAGLTPFVWEEMITEWNMTLGKDVVIQSWLGNGAVKAMAEAGHKVIDSDYNFWYLDCGRGQWLNFDNGEAFKTYYPFNDWCGPTKSWRLIYSHDPRAGLSEEAAKLVLGGEAAVWTETIDSVNLDTIVWPRAAVMGEVLWSGRTDASGQNRSQYDAAPRLAELRERMVARGVSASPIQMPFCTQGNATECAQFEG